TTTATGAGACTATTCATTTTGATTTATTTTACATTGAATTATTTCATGCAAATATAAAATATATTCGATACGTTTGAATGATATAATATTATCAAAAAGTTGTACTTATTTGACTTAATTCAGAATGCAAAGTTCTTTAAAAAAGTTATTGAACAAAACGCACATTTAATCGTTTTCTGTTTATTCTTACAATAATTAAAAATGATCATACTTCTTTCTCCCGCTAAAATTCAGAATTATAAACCGCAGAATCAAATTGCAGATTACACTCTTCCTCTTTTTATTTCAAAATCTGAGAAGGTGATTTCAAAGCTGAAAGAACTTTCTATTTCTGAAACCGCCAATCTGCTAAAAGTGAATTTTAAAATTGCGGAACAAGCTCACAATCATCATTTTAGTTGGAATAAAAATCACACGCTTGAAAATTCAAAACAAACGGCTTGGGTTTTTAACGGAGAAGCGTATAGGGGCTTGGACGTGAATACATTTTCAAAAGAAGATATTGATTACGCACAGCAACATTTAAGAATTTTATCGGGTTTATATGGTATGTTACGCCCGCTTGATTTATTACAACCATACCGTATGGATGTGGGAGATGAAACAAATGATTTTTTAGGAATAAATTTGTATCATTTTTGGGGAAAAGAGGTAAATAAGACACTCGCGGAAACAATTCAAAACTTAGAAGAGCCGAAAATCATCTTAAATTTAATGTCGAAAGAATATTCCAAACTGTTGAACAGGAAAAATTTCAACGCTAAAATAATTGATGTAGAATTTCTTGAATATCAGCCGGATACTGAAAAATATAAACCTATCGTGGTTTACATCAAAAAAGCGAGAGGAATGATGACACGCTTTGTAATAAAAAACAAAATTACCGAAGCCGAAGATTTAAAAGCATTTTCGGAAGAAGGTTATTGGTTTAACGAACAACTTTCTTCCGAAAACACCTTGGTATTTGTAAGATAGAAATTACATATCACCCCCTGGAGGTGGTGGTGGAGTTCCTCCACCTCTGTTTCCTGAAGGAGGTCTGCCTCCACCATCTCTTCTCCATCTTCTTTCCATAGGATTTCCCATTTCTTCCGCCGGATTCACACTGTTTTTGCTTCCTTTGAATTTGTTTATTTTATACGTAAAACTCATCAAATAATAAGAAGGCAACGCATTTGTTTTACTGTATTGAACATAATTATCTCCTACTGACTGTGTAACGTTTTGACGCTCCTGAAGAATATCAACCGCCTTGAAAGAAAGAACTCCTAAATTTTTAAATAAAGAAAAATCAAGCGATGCATTCCAAAGCCACTGATCTTCATTAAAATTGGAATAACCTCGTTGTGTTGTATAAATCAAGTCTGATGAAAAAGTTACTATTTTTGTTGGACGAAAAACAACGTTTGCACCGCCGTTCCAATCGTATGTTTGAGCCAAATTGGTTGTTAAATTATTTTTTGTATTCGAATAACGAAGTCCTCCTCTGATTCCAAAATCCATCATATCCTGGGTGTAACCCAGTGAAATATTTTCTGAAGCATTTAATGATTGCGTACTACTTAAATCACCGTATATTAAATTTGTTGCATCAACATTCGATACATTTTTTGAAGTATATCCGTATTGCTGGTTAAAACCAAAAGAAGCATTGTTGCTGAAATTAAAATACTTGAAAAAAGGAAGGTTGTACATTGTAAAAAGATTTACACGATATGGAATTTTTTCTCCATTTACTGTTTGAATGTATCTTTTCCCGGTTGTATCGTAAATGCTATTGTTTTCCAAATCGTTTTTTGTAGCGCGTCCCATTAATCCCACGTTAAATGACGAAAAGTTTTTGCTGCTGTAAGTAGAGAACATAAACCGTAAATTATGTTGAAATTCAGGTTTTAAATCGGGATTTCCTACTGTTTCGTTCATTAAATCGGCATTATTCTTTACCGGCTGCATCTGGCTTATTGAAGGTTGAGATGTTCTTCCACTGTAATCCATCCGTATAAACCGACGTCTTCCAAAATTATATTGAAAACGTGCGGTAGGAGCAAAATTTATCACTTTATTTTCTATGGGTGTTTCCGTGTTATCGCCATAAATTCTGGAGCTGAAAGTTTGTGAAGGTTCCGTTTTAAATCCAAGTAAAAGATTATAATTTTCTTCCATATAACGATAGTTTAATTCAAGCGCTTCGTTAAAAAACTTATTATTGAAGTTGTTGCTATACGCCGCATTAAATACATTGTAGTTATCGTTTCCATCATTGCCATAAATTTTTCTATCATTTTCACTAAAAACGCCATTCAAAGAAATAGATGTTTCTAAAAAATGTTTGTTTTTCCACAGCGGTTCTACATAAGATATGCGCAAACCTACGTTATTTTTATATGATTTTTCATCCACTTTTTGGTCAACAAGTGAAGTAGAATCTTGCGTTATTTTTTGGTTATAATTTTTTCCGTCTGTATTACTTTGAGATATACCGGAATTTATGTTTGTGGTTAATGTACGCCCTTTCTTAGGAAATTTGTGACTATAAATAAGGTTTAATCCTCCGCTAATTCCATAACTTTCACTGGAATTATCTGTATTTCCCCAACTGGTACTGTCATTTTGAGTTTTATATAAAAATCCTGATTTTGAATTTGAAAAAGAGCGTGTAAAACCAATATTTGGCTGAATAATTAAAGTATTTATGCTATCCGGATGCCATTCCGCTTCCAAACGAATATTTCCCTGATAATTATTTCTGTTGGAAGTATTATTTGAAACGGTAGTATAAGTTAAATCTTGCAAATAATTTTCACGGTGACTGTCAGATGTTTGTAAATTATCTGAGTGGTTAAAAGTAGCATCACCGCCTAAAACCATTTTTTTACTTACCGTACTGTTTAAGTTATATCCAAAATTCTGTGTTTCGGTAATTCCTGATGGCGAACCACCAAAACCCCCTCTTCCTCTTCCGCTTCGCATTGTATTTACGTTGTTTGCTCCCAAAGTGAAAGTAGAACGGGTATCACCATTCATAATGTTTAAAAAGCCATTGGAATCGTAACGAAAATCTTTATTTATATCTGCGCCGGCTCCAGCCATTATATTTCCAAAAACTCCCTGTTTTCTGTCCTTTTTGATGGTTAAATTGATAACACGTTCTGTATTATTGTCCTCAAATCCGGTGAGCTGTGCCATTTCCGACTTTTGATCTACCACTTGCACTTTGTCTATTAAATCTGCCGGAATATTTTTGGTGGACATTTGAACATCGCCTTGAAAGAACTTTTTACCATCTACAAGTATTTTCGTTACTTCTTGTCCGTTTACGGTAATAGTTCCATCTGTTGCAACCTGAACTCCGGGCATTTTTTTCAATAAATCTTCTACCACCGCATTTCTATCTGTTTTGAAAGCTTGAGCATTATATTCGAGCGTATCTTTTTTTACAATAACTTGTACCATTGTACCTTTTACTTCAACCTCATTCAGCGTCTTTACATCTTCTTCCACTGAAATCGTACCCAAATCCATATCCTTGTCTTGAACAGATATTTTTCTATCATTATTTATGTATCCGATAGAGCTTACCGACAAAATATAACTTCCGGATTTTATATTATTCATTATGAACTTCCCATTTGTATCAGTACGTGTTCCGCTCACAAGCGACGAATCTTTTAAGGTAATCAATCTTACCGTTGCAAGTTCCATCGGATTACCTGTTTTTTTTTCTTTTACATTTCCTTGTATGGAATATTGCGCTGATAATGAGAATATTGAAAGAAAAGTAAATAATAATAAGTTTAGTCTTTTCATATGTTTTTAGTGTTATTTAAATATCCGCTTCTTTTACTGACTGAAAAGTTCATAAAAAGTTTAAATTGAAAACATTTTTTTTCGTGATTTTGTTATATAATAAAACCGATACTATTTAAATTAATTCTAAATTAAATCATTATGAAAAAAATAAGATTTCTATTTATTTTACTTTCTATTAATTATTTATCTGCGTTTGGTCAATTCACTTTACCACCTCTACCCTATTCCTATGGAGCATTAGAACCTTACATTGACAGTACTACAATGCGCATTCATTACACTGCGCATCACGCGGCTTATGTAAATAACCTGAACAAAGCGCTTGAAAATTATCCGGATTTACAGAAAAAGGACATCATTACTTTACTCCGAAACATTACAACTTTGCCTAAAGAAATTCAAACAGCTGTAAGAAATAATGGCGGCGGATATTACAATCACTCCCTTTTTTGGACTATGCTTGCTCCGGCAGGAACTACAAAAATGAACACCGAACTGGAAAAAGCATTTATAACCAACTTTGGAAGCGTAGAAAAATTCAAAGAGCTTTTTGAAAAAGAAGCAACCAGTCGTTTTGGTTCCGGATGGGTTTGGTTGGTTAAAACAAAGGAAGGAAAATTAGAAATTGTCTCCACACCTAATCAAGATAATATGTATATGCCGTTTAATAAAATAAAAGGAAAACCTATTTTGGCATTAGATGTTTGGGAACATGCATATTATCTGAAATATCAATCGAAACGCGCTGCATATGCAAAGGCGTTTTGGAATGTAGTAAATTGGCAAAAAGTAGCAGAATTATATCAATAAAAAACATTTCTAAATAAAAATAAATATTACTTTTGTAGTAAACTAAAAAACAATAAAGTAATATGAAACTAAGAGTAAAATTTTTTACGCTATTAGCAAGTCTTCTGCTAGCAAGTAATTCGAGCTTATTTTCACAATCAGATCAATATGTGGGAATTGAATGCGGTTTTGGCTCTTCTATAGACAAAATAAATCAAACAGCCGTCGGAATCAGTTATGAAAACAGATTTACAAACCATTTTGGTGTTGAAAGCGGAATTTTTAGTAGAAACAGTTTTACATCCGATTATAAATACAGACATTTAGAAATTCCTGTTTCTATAAAATTTTATTCGAAAGCATTTAATTTAAGCGCGGGAATAAACAGTGGACTTTTTACGGGTGCAAAATCATACTCCGATGGAGAAACTTTAAGTTGGAATAAACCATTTAATTTTGACGTTTTGGTAAAATTAAGTCATGATTTTGATGTTTCATCTGCGTTTACACTCGAACCGGAAATTATCTGTATACCTGTTACGACATCGAAAGTAAATAATTCTGTAGGGTTTGGCGTTGGTATAAAATTGAAATATTTATTGTAGAAATGTTTATTATAAATTAAAAACCGTCCGATTCTTAATAGATCCGGACGGTTTTTTTATCATATAGATTTTGTTTTTTATTTACTTTTTAGGTATATACCAATTTTGACGTGTCATTAATTTGCTTTTAATAGTCGCCATGTTGACAGTATGTTTTGATGCTACTTTATCTGCTAAATATGCATTATCATTTCTATGAATTGCAAAACGCATTAAGTCCTGAAAACGATTACCCTCAAATGCAGTTTCGAGCGCCAATTCTTCTTGAATTTTATCTTCAACAAATAAAATAGAATCGGTTTTATTATTTAATTTAGGAATAATGTAATATGTGGTATCCTCGTCAACATTTCCTAAGCCACGCATTCTAATGCCAATATTGTCTGTAAAATATATACTTGTAAAATCCATATAACTTGGAGCTACATACGTTGTATCATATTTTATTGAATCTTGCGTAGGATCCAATTTCGATTTTATTACGGTCGTCAAAATATCGCCCATTATTAATTCTTTTCTGGGCACTATTCTTGTATTAAACAAATTTGCGTTATTCAAACCATTTTTTAATACTGCAAAAGCAGTATTAATTTTACCTAATCTGTTCAACGCTTCGGCATAACGTAAATAAAGCAATGCTACTCTATAAACCATTACT
The genomic region above belongs to uncultured Paludibacter sp. and contains:
- a CDS encoding conserved hypothetical protein (Evidence 4 : Unknown function but conserved in other organisms), giving the protein MIILLSPAKIQNYKPQNQIADYTLPLFISKSEKVISKLKELSISETANLLKVNFKIAEQAHNHHFSWNKNHTLENSKQTAWVFNGEAYRGLDVNTFSKEDIDYAQQHLRILSGLYGMLRPLDLLQPYRMDVGDETNDFLGINLYHFWGKEVNKTLAETIQNLEEPKIILNLMSKEYSKLLNRKNFNAKIIDVEFLEYQPDTEKYKPIVVYIKKARGMMTRFVIKNKITEAEDLKAFSEEGYWFNEQLSSENTLVFVR
- the sodA gene encoding superoxide dismutase, Mn (Evidence 2a : Function from experimental evidences in other organisms; PubMedId : 10686094, 11141052, 11294629, 11766965, 1339463, 1551902, 3131302, 3520487, 363708, 9003797, 9298646; Product type e : enzyme); this translates as MKKIRFLFILLSINYLSAFGQFTLPPLPYSYGALEPYIDSTTMRIHYTAHHAAYVNNLNKALENYPDLQKKDIITLLRNITTLPKEIQTAVRNNGGGYYNHSLFWTMLAPAGTTKMNTELEKAFITNFGSVEKFKELFEKEATSRFGSGWVWLVKTKEGKLEIVSTPNQDNMYMPFNKIKGKPILALDVWEHAYYLKYQSKRAAYAKAFWNVVNWQKVAELYQ
- a CDS encoding TonB-dependent receptor plug; translated protein: MKRLNLLLFTFLSIFSLSAQYSIQGNVKEKKTGNPMELATVRLITLKDSSLVSGTRTDTNGKFIMNNIKSGSYILSVSSIGYINNDRKISVQDKDMDLGTISVEEDVKTLNEVEVKGTMVQVIVKKDTLEYNAQAFKTDRNAVVEDLLKKMPGVQVATDGTITVNGQEVTKILVDGKKFFQGDVQMSTKNIPADLIDKVQVVDQKSEMAQLTGFEDNNTERVINLTIKKDRKQGVFGNIMAGAGADINKDFRYDSNGFLNIMNGDTRSTFTLGANNVNTMRSGRGRGGFGGSPSGITETQNFGYNLNSTVSKKMVLGGDATFNHSDNLQTSDSHRENYLQDLTYTTVSNNTSNRNNYQGNIRLEAEWHPDSINTLIIQPNIGFTRSFSNSKSGFLYKTQNDSTSWGNTDNSSESYGISGGLNLIYSHKFPKKGRTLTTNINSGISQSNTDGKNYNQKITQDSTSLVDQKVDEKSYKNNVGLRISYVEPLWKNKHFLETSISLNGVFSENDRKIYGNDGNDNYNVFNAAYSNNFNNKFFNEALELNYRYMEENYNLLLGFKTEPSQTFSSRIYGDNTETPIENKVINFAPTARFQYNFGRRRFIRMDYSGRTSQPSISQMQPVKNNADLMNETVGNPDLKPEFQHNLRFMFSTYSSKNFSSFNVGLMGRATKNDLENNSIYDTTGKRYIQTVNGEKIPYRVNLFTMYNLPFFKYFNFSNNASFGFNQQYGYTSKNVSNVDATNLIYGDLSSTQSLNASENISLGYTQDMMDFGIRGGLRYSNTKNNLTTNLAQTYDWNGGANVVFRPTKIVTFSSDLIYTTQRGYSNFNEDQWLWNASLDFSLFKNLGVLSFKAVDILQERQNVTQSVGDNYVQYSKTNALPSYYLMSFTYKINKFKGSKNSVNPAEEMGNPMERRWRRDGGGRPPSGNRGGGTPPPPPGGDM
- a CDS encoding exported hypothetical protein (Evidence 5 : Unknown function); the protein is MKLRVKFFTLLASLLLASNSSLFSQSDQYVGIECGFGSSIDKINQTAVGISYENRFTNHFGVESGIFSRNSFTSDYKYRHLEIPVSIKFYSKAFNLSAGINSGLFTGAKSYSDGETLSWNKPFNFDVLVKLSHDFDVSSAFTLEPEIICIPVTTSKVNNSVGFGVGIKLKYLL